One part of the Mycobacterium marinum genome encodes these proteins:
- the ettA gene encoding energy-dependent translational throttle protein EttA, with translation MAEFIYTMKKVRKAHGDKVILDDVTLSFYPGAKIGVVGPNGAGKSSVLRIMAGLDKPNNGDAFLATGATVGILLQEPPLNEEKTVRGNVEEGLGDIKVKLDRFNEVAELMATDYSDELMEEMGRLQEDLDHADAWDIDSQLEQAMDALRCPPPEEPVTNLSGGERRRVALCKLLLSKPDLLLLDEPTNHLDAESVQWLEQHLASYAGAVLAVTHDRYFLDNVAEWILELDRGRAYPYEGNYSTYLEKKADRLAVQGRKDAKLQKRLQEELAWVRSGAKARQAKSKARLQRYEEMVAEAEKTRKLDFEEIQIPVGPRLGSVVVEVEHLDKGFGGRTLIKDLSFTLPRNGIVGVIGPNGVGKTTLFKTIVGLEEPDSGTVKVGETVKLSYVDQTRAGIDPKKTVWEVVSDGLDYIEVGQSEVPSRAYVSAFGFKGPDQQKPAGVLSGGERNRLNLALTLKQGGNLILLDEPTNDLDVETLSSLENALVNFPGCAVVISHDRWFLDRTCTHILAWEGDADSEAKWFWFEGNFGAYEENKVERLGVEAARPHRVTHRRLTRD, from the coding sequence ATGGCTGAGTTCATCTACACGATGAAGAAGGTCCGCAAGGCGCACGGCGACAAGGTGATCCTCGACGACGTCACGTTGAGCTTCTACCCGGGCGCCAAGATCGGTGTGGTCGGCCCTAACGGGGCCGGGAAATCGAGCGTCTTGCGGATCATGGCCGGATTGGACAAGCCGAACAACGGCGACGCGTTCTTGGCTACCGGGGCCACGGTCGGCATCCTCTTGCAGGAGCCGCCGTTGAACGAGGAAAAGACGGTTCGGGGCAACGTCGAAGAGGGTCTGGGCGACATCAAGGTCAAGCTCGACCGATTCAACGAAGTCGCCGAGTTGATGGCCACCGACTACAGCGACGAGCTGATGGAAGAAATGGGCCGGCTGCAGGAGGATTTGGACCACGCCGACGCGTGGGACATCGACTCGCAGCTGGAGCAGGCCATGGACGCGCTGCGCTGCCCGCCGCCCGAGGAGCCGGTGACCAACCTGTCCGGTGGTGAACGCCGGCGGGTTGCGCTGTGCAAGCTGCTGCTGTCGAAACCGGACCTGCTGCTGCTCGACGAGCCGACCAACCACCTCGACGCGGAAAGCGTGCAGTGGCTCGAACAGCACCTTGCCAGCTATGCCGGTGCGGTACTGGCGGTCACCCACGACCGCTACTTCCTCGACAATGTCGCCGAATGGATCCTGGAATTGGATCGCGGCCGGGCCTACCCGTACGAAGGTAACTACTCGACCTATCTCGAGAAGAAGGCCGATCGGCTGGCGGTGCAGGGCCGAAAGGACGCGAAGCTGCAAAAGCGGCTGCAGGAAGAGCTGGCCTGGGTTCGGTCGGGGGCAAAGGCGCGCCAAGCCAAGAGCAAGGCGCGTTTGCAGCGCTACGAGGAGATGGTCGCCGAGGCGGAGAAGACTCGCAAGCTTGACTTCGAGGAGATCCAGATACCGGTCGGACCCCGGTTGGGCTCCGTGGTGGTCGAGGTCGAACACCTCGACAAGGGCTTCGGCGGGCGCACCCTGATCAAGGATCTGTCCTTCACCTTGCCCCGCAACGGCATCGTCGGCGTTATCGGACCCAACGGAGTGGGCAAGACCACCCTGTTCAAAACCATTGTGGGGCTTGAGGAGCCGGACAGCGGCACGGTCAAGGTCGGCGAAACGGTCAAGTTGAGCTACGTCGATCAGACTCGCGCCGGCATTGATCCGAAGAAGACCGTGTGGGAAGTCGTCTCGGACGGGCTCGACTACATCGAAGTGGGCCAATCTGAGGTGCCCTCGCGCGCCTACGTGTCGGCCTTTGGGTTCAAGGGACCAGACCAGCAGAAGCCCGCGGGTGTGTTGTCGGGCGGCGAGCGCAACAGGCTCAACCTTGCGCTGACGCTCAAGCAGGGCGGCAACTTGATCCTGCTGGACGAACCGACCAACGACCTGGATGTCGAGACACTGAGTTCGCTGGAGAATGCGCTGGTCAACTTCCCGGGCTGTGCCGTGGTGATCTCGCACGACCGCTGGTTCCTCGACCGCACGTGCACGCACATCCTGGCGTGGGAAGGCGACGCCGACAGCGAGGCCAAGTGGTTCTGGTTCGAGGGGAACTTCGGAGCCTACGAAGAAAATAAGGTGGAGCGGCTTGGCGTCGAGGCTGCGCGGCCGCACCGGGTTACTCATAGAAGGTTGACGCGCGACTAG
- a CDS encoding single-stranded DNA-binding protein has translation MFETPLTVVGHIVNDPQRRKVGDQEFIKFRVASNSRRRTADGGWEPGNSLFITVNCWGRLVTGVGAALGKGAPVIVVGHVYTSEYEDRDGNRRSSLELRATSVGPDLSRVIVRIEKPGYTGPSPEKAAAAAATTRCEDVADNDDHSARDVADTEDVAAGVDAADRSALPLSA, from the coding sequence ATGTTTGAAACGCCTCTTACCGTGGTCGGTCACATCGTCAATGACCCGCAGCGCCGGAAGGTCGGTGATCAGGAGTTCATCAAGTTCCGGGTCGCCAGCAATTCGCGCCGGCGGACCGCAGACGGCGGCTGGGAGCCGGGCAACTCGCTGTTCATCACCGTGAACTGCTGGGGCAGGCTGGTTACCGGGGTGGGCGCGGCGTTGGGCAAAGGTGCACCGGTGATTGTCGTGGGCCACGTCTACACCAGCGAGTACGAGGACCGCGATGGCAACCGCCGCTCCTCGCTCGAGCTGCGGGCAACCTCCGTCGGTCCAGATCTCTCGCGCGTCATTGTGCGTATCGAGAAGCCCGGGTACACGGGTCCGAGCCCGGAAAAGGCAGCGGCGGCCGCAGCCACAACGCGGTGCGAGGACGTCGCCGACAACGACGACCACAGCGCCCGCGACGTTGCTGACACTGAGGACGTTGCGGCGGGTGTGGACGCCGCCGATCGCAGTGCACTACCACTGTCGGCTTAG
- a CDS encoding sterol desaturase family protein: MERAVPIFLTGFMVLVGLDFLSYRLGKQRNRSRPSVSARDTAANLSVYALARLTRSVGSVTAVPLILIASALTPIHLPTSQWWTWACALVLTDLAYYGRHRMTHRIRVFWAAHHVHHSSQYLNLSTGMRTPWLVPGWLFISAVVYVPLALIGFPVWMIFACHAIVIFYQFPIHTERINRLPRPIEYLFNTPSHHRVHHGANNPYLNKNYGGILIVWDRLFGSYAEEDEPVRYGLQQNIATHNPIKLNYYEFVAMLSDVGRAKTWRGRVGYLLRPPGWSEVAETPAPRSHDSDDHAVAVDGQHWAAAGNG, encoded by the coding sequence ATGGAACGCGCCGTCCCGATATTTCTGACCGGGTTCATGGTGCTGGTGGGGCTGGACTTCCTCAGCTACCGGCTAGGCAAACAGCGCAACCGGTCACGCCCCAGCGTGTCCGCTCGCGATACCGCAGCCAATCTGTCGGTCTACGCCTTGGCCCGACTGACTCGATCGGTAGGCAGCGTCACCGCAGTGCCGCTAATCCTGATCGCCAGTGCCCTGACGCCGATCCACCTGCCGACCTCCCAGTGGTGGACCTGGGCGTGCGCACTGGTGCTGACCGACCTGGCCTACTACGGCAGGCACCGCATGACCCATCGGATTCGAGTGTTCTGGGCCGCGCATCATGTGCATCACTCGAGTCAGTACCTCAACCTGTCCACGGGGATGCGCACCCCCTGGCTGGTCCCCGGTTGGTTGTTCATATCAGCCGTCGTCTACGTGCCGCTGGCACTGATCGGCTTCCCCGTCTGGATGATCTTCGCCTGCCACGCAATCGTGATCTTCTATCAGTTCCCGATCCACACCGAGCGCATCAACCGACTGCCCAGACCGATCGAGTATCTGTTCAACACGCCTTCTCACCATCGTGTGCACCACGGCGCGAACAACCCCTACCTCAACAAGAACTACGGCGGCATTCTGATCGTGTGGGACCGACTGTTCGGTAGCTACGCCGAGGAAGACGAGCCGGTTCGGTACGGGTTGCAGCAGAACATCGCTACCCATAACCCGATCAAACTCAACTACTACGAATTCGTCGCAATGCTCAGCGACGTTGGGCGGGCAAAGACGTGGCGTGGCCGGGTCGGCTACCTGCTGCGCCCGCCCGGCTGGAGCGAAGTAGCCGAGACGCCAGCGCCCCGCTCACATGACAGCGATGATCACGCGGTTGCCGTCGATGGCCAGCACTGGGCGGCGGCAGGCAACGGCTAG